The window ATATATGGGAGCATTCCAACCCATAATACTCTGTGAAAGAAGAAGCGGTGGACTGGACTATCTATTGCCGGATCACGTCAGGAGCGTGTGATACGATCCCTGCGCTCAGCGAGGTAACTGGTTATCCGGAGACGGTCGTAGCAGCATCAGTTGAGCGGCTTGTCAACTACCTGCTCATAACCCATACCAATGGGACGATACGGGC is drawn from Methanocalculus natronophilus and contains these coding sequences:
- a CDS encoding MarR family transcriptional regulator, whose translation is MKEEAVDWTIYCRITSGACDTIPALSEVTGYPETVVAASVERLVNYLLITHTNGTIRALGLQEMLTACQIRYSPDMPVVIENGVIKQKNRE